The window GTTTCGTTAACCTCGATAATATCGTTGTTTTCTCCATCGCGACAGTGGATTCCTCCTGTTCCTTTCGATTTCTTCGTCGTCAAATTATACCACGGTGAGCGATCCTTTTCGGCTTTGTATCATTTGAAGCGAACTGTCGATTGGCAATTTAATGAAAAATTTGTTGCTTTTGTGATTAGACCATgcaaatctcccccttttttattcaTCATCGATCTGGTTCTTCTGTCATTTGGTGCCTATACTGCTTCGTAACAGTATCATGTTAGTTCCAGGTCAGATTTGCCTAGAAAAATACAAAATACTAAATCCATGTCGATGTTTGATAACTATAAAATTTCGAATTGGGTATCCAATTATAATGAACATCATTTCTAATTCCTTTGTCAAAAGGCATGTTTATGGGCAATTCTGATTTTATTTGTATTCAATAGAAAAATCAGTTATGAAATAAATTGTACGTGTACACAGTTCCTGCTAACTTTACAACCTTTGTTCATAAATCAAGAAAGAGCAATAGAACAGACAAGCGCAAAGAGTAGTAGGATTTGCgctcaataatatatatttatataacaaaTACAGAtatacctttatatatatatatatatatatatatatatatatatatatatatatagagagagagagagagagagagagagagagagagagagagaggagctaaTATCCTATTGAGAGGTCAGGAAATTTAGAAATGTAAATACATGTGAAATGGATATTGCATGTTTATCAAACTATAACGAAATGGACCATTAAGGCATTCTTGCATTAAGCTATGATATATATGCTAATTCTTCTTACGACTGAAACAAGTGATTCTGGTTTAAAGAATTGCTTAGGTGAATGCACATGTGTGCAACTCCTGTTTCAGAACtttgatattattttatcaaaGCAAAGTGATTTTATGTCGATAAAGTCACTTTATTTTGTTCATTCGATCATTTTAGGAAGGATTACTTGTTCATTTAATATGTATGATTTCTtttaatgatatgattttttcgaccCTATATCATGGGGGCTGCGCTAGTTGAGTAATGGGTGCATGTAGGGTAAACAGTACTCTGAAGATGCTAATATGCAAGAGCTGTCACTAGGTTCTGCTTTCAATGATGCTGAAGAAATATGTGGCCATGAGAACAATCAATGATGTGTGAAGATTCCTTTGGAAAACCCGGGAAGCTACCAACTATAAAGTTCAATTCTAGATGTCCCAATCACTTATTTGTCAGATACTAAATATGAATATGCTGATAAGATATGATTTTCAGATTTTCTACAGAAGAAGTATGTTATATTTGTGGATTTGACCTTCCCTTATTGCTGAAGAGATTGGGATTAGATCCAGGATATGTCCATGTCCACTCAGCTCAGTGTCTATCTCGCCCATGTGGCCTATCTTAGACCTAGTCATGAACGTTATCATCGTCTTTCCATTGGTAGAAATTTCTTATGCTTGTCTGTCGGTTTTTGTGCTATAAGGTGGATTCTCTAATGTTGACTATGAGACGTGAAAGCaaattaaataagaataaaattgTGGTAATGATGTGACAGCTAGGCTGATGACCGAGATACAAAATAAATCTTATTTGTACTTCtatagtatacaaacaagttgatAATTCTCATATTGTAAAATTTTACCATAGAAAATTTGAGCATTTATCTTTTACATCAATTTAGAATGAATCAGAGTGAAATGATTCATTAGGGTGATGCTAAGTAGTTCTTCACTAAGAAAAGAAACCCATGATACAACTTAATCTTGTTGAGCATATTTCATTTTACTGAATTGTGAAAAACATGGCTAGGATTGCTTTTAGTCCCATCATATTTTCTCTTGTATGCTTATCATTCATTAGTGGAGACTCTAATATTTTTTATCGTTGGATCTTTGATTTTAAAGGATTTTTTGTAGGTTTCATGGTTAGGACAGGGTTTGATGgcttattaaatataaatatgtattaGAATATTTTACCTTTCctatatgatgattttttttccctttactgTTTATTATTTACTTCATATTTGACACATCAGTAACATAAAAAGAGTGGCTTAATGCATGAGTTTCCTATCGATACAAGGTTGTCTGTAATCATCCTTCTATCAATAGAGATGTTGTTGCTGCGACTCAACCTTTGATCACCCAAGTCATAGAGGAGCAATCTTTCTATGATGTCTCTCGATGCATTTTGTAGTCTGTCATTTAAAACTTGGTGAGGACATCTGTTGTACATATTGAAAATAGATGTAATATCATAGTGAATAAATTAACTCATGAAACAACaaagatacatgctatttgtgtgtACAGCACCTGAATTCTGTTATTAAACCATGAAAAAGTTATCTTGTCCTGGATAACTCCCATCTCTACGAAAGACTAGCTACCCTTTAAACCTTTTATGATGTTGACACTCTTTAGGTGTAGAAAAGCTTTCATTTGCTTATTTGATCAATGAAATTCAGTCAGACCATGGCAGTTGTAATTTTTGCTATGGTTTAAGTAGGAAATACTTATAATTTCTAAAGAAAGTTATCTGATATTTAATGTTTTGGTGACTTTATGAACATCACCAGTAACTTTGCCTTCAATAGAGCTCAAAAGCAGGAAGATATCCATTTGCTGATCCCAAATAATTGGGATCTTATAGTTTCTTCTCATCGGTGGTAACTTTCCAGAATTGAATGTTATAATTCtcaatttcttaaattttttggaTTAATAAAAATGTTCTTAGCTGTATCTCTTCATTGAATATAACAAGAAATGCATGTTATTTTTACAACATTTATAGCAAATCATATATGCGTATATTTATGACATATATCTTTGAATACTCAACAGCATTCTAGTTGGGGGGTGTGTTCTTTGAACATGAAGTTTTCTGCTCATGCCTGCGTTTTCTTTCTGTATGTTCTTTCTCTTATGGGACTTTTAGAATTAGTCCATTGTGATAATCTAGCTGTGTAAatttagtataaataatttcattgtTACTTTGGATAATAAATGGTCGTTTAGTCTGTATTCCACGTTGTACCGTTAGTGGTCATATAGAATTTTTCTGTTAGCATGTTTAGAATGGATTTCATAATATCTGTATATGTTAAATATGGGCAGCAGAGAATGTCTTGCATGTTGTGCTTGTCCATTGGATGGATCCTCTGAGGAAAAAAATTTAGGAGCTGATCTTTCCATCTTTGGACAACTAAGATCTATTCAACGGCTGTACTTTAGAACTCTTTCTAATCATTATGATTCTCCAGGCAGAGGATTTTTACTTTCTGTAACAGTGTTCTTCACGGAATTGCAATTTGAGTATGTCCTTCCAGGTCAATATTCTGTTTTCGACATTGGACAATGATGTTGGGCAAGAATCATGATCCTCGGGGCAATCATTCACcctacaacttttctcctttagCATAGTGGTGCATGGGACCAAGCACCCTAAAGAAACCAAATCTGAAAACCAGGGCGGAGAGCTACTGGAATCGTTGCTGCATCCTACTCATATTGGGTATGGAATAAAGATAGCATATCAAGAGTCTATTCTAATTCCAATCTTTTCTTTTCCAAGTGCTTCTCAGATGATAGAAACACAAGACAATGACCATAATTCATTGGACTTCTTTCATATTTTAGCTCTAAACAGCCTTTTAGTAGTacatgaaagagaaaaaaaggtaAACTTGTGCAGTTGATACAAATTATGCACATGAAGCTAGCAGCTACTTGTTGGCAGCAAGAAATATCTAAAAAGTTATATGAAAGTATTCCCTCAGTGATTATAAGCAGCCGCATTCATGGAATTTTTCTTTACATCGCAGATTGAACTCAAGATTGTCATCACAAATTTTTGGTGGATGCGCCGAAGCCACATCTGCTACTTCTCAGCACTCGTCAGAATTATCAAGTAGCATATACTTACAAATGATTGAGAGTATCAAGGGAAAAAGTATGACAGGTACGGGTCCTCCTTGTCAGATCCTGTGAACCTAGTCCTGTAGTCGGGCAAGGATAGAATTGGCATTGGTTTATGTTCTTTTAATCATTGGTGTTTATTATGTCAGCCTCTGGATTTTGATTCCAAGAGCTTGACAGAACAGGTATATCCTAAGCCAGGGCAGGGCGGTGACAAGAAAAAGAACATACAGGTGATGATTGGTGGTCTGTAGCAGGATATCTGATGGTAAGCATGTTACATATTCCAATCCTTTTTCTCGAAATAAAATAACTTGTATGATTTATACATCAGTAATTAATGAAGCAATCACATGTATGCTTGTCCTTTGTCTTCAGAAATATATCCGCTGGGGTGCCCTTTGTCATAATCTTTTGCTCTCTTAGTTTTCATGGCTTGTCAAGTTATGCTTTCTAGGGTAATCTAGAGGTAAAAGATGAACTATTCAGACATTGTTTATGCTTTCTAGGGTAATCTAGATGTAAATGATGAACTAGTCAGACTTTGTTTGGATGCAAAGAACACTCGTTTCTTTCAGTTGTTTAGCTGTTGAGTTGCAGACTAATTAAAGTTTTGAAATGCTATGGCTTGTGCTGTAAACATACATGTGTTGAGCTGACCCAAATTAATTGAATGCAGTTTTGGTCGTTGTCCATCTTTTGGATTTCAAGCTGATCCTGACCCACCTGAGTGCTGCTTGCTTCCTGATGGGTTATATGCAGGAGTAATGTACACCAACAGCCCTTCTCCTGCTCTATAAATAGAGCAACCTACCATGGCTCTAGTATCTCATCGGCATCTCTTATCTTTGCACTACTCCATCCTTTGCTCCATTCGTCTCTTCTTACTCGGCCAGAGATGGAGAGCTCTAGCTTGCAGCGCCAGCTTGCCAACCTGAAGAAGAGCCTCTTTGATCAGGTTGGATTTCTTCACTCGGTGTGCAAAGCAGTGGCTTTGTTTGTAGCAGCAACTGCAGAGCAGCATTTCCTATAACAACAAAGTTTTAACAGTAATCCACCATGATCTGTTACTATGACCCCCACAAACTTCAAATTTATTGCCGTCGAGTCAGCGGTAAAGCagaatagaaaaaatatattcatatatatatatctttctttAGGTTATGCAATAGCCATTACGTTTATCATCTACTCTGTTCTACGTTTCCTGAGTGCATTTGAGTTCCTTGTAAGGTCATGGTAGTGGATGCCGATGTTGCATCAAGAAAAAGATGATTTGATGTTATCTTAATCGTTATCTGGAACATGGCAAAGCCAGAATAATGTTCTAAGAATCCTAATTGCagtatttttttttgtcatatatAAATACTTGGCTGTGGTTGTTTATTGCAGGGTAACCTAGACGACCAATTTTATCAGCTAGAAGAGTTGCAAGATGATGCTAGTCCTAATTTTGTGGAAGAGGTCGTCACCTTGTTCTTCAGGGACTCCTCCAGATTGGTGGCTAATATTGAGCAGGCCATGTAAGCACACTTCTCCCTCGGTGTATACTGTATTTCTGAGAGagcgttcacgtataataatgtcATGAGCTTTGTATTCATGCAGTGAGAAGTGTCCTCGAGATTATGAAAGTCTGGACGCATTGGTGCACCAATTAAAGGACAGTGCTTCCAGGTAAGACTTTGCCGTTCTCACATTGACTACCAGGTTTTGAGATGGTAGATCACAAGCTTTTCTGAGACTCTcttcatcttcttttcttttccctcaaCTCGTACTTGGCCATCTAGTTTTGATGATGTTCATAGCGTTGGCTAATGTAAGCTTACGCGATTGGTGTAGCATCGGCGCCGCGAAGATGATGAAAGACTGCACCGTCTTCAGAGACTACTGTGAGAAACGAAACTCCGAAGGGTGCCAAACTCATCTCTTTTCCTCCACAATCTTCCGCTTTTGAATACTGCATGCCATGCATCGTCTTCTCCATGGCTACTGTTTGATTGCGTTGTTCGCTCACATTCTTTCAGGTGCCTACGATCGTTTCAGAAGGTGAAGAAGGAGCACTCGACCCTGAGGCTGAAGCTGGAGAACTACTTCCAGGTTCCATTTTCTGACCCTTAAAAACTCGTTCTCTCAGACTTCCTCATGCATTTGATGCCCTCACCTCTGTCATGGCAGCTGTTAAGGCAAGTTGGTCCTGCTGAGAAAGCCACTCGCTCCGGCAAGTGAGAGGAGATCATCGATCGTCAACGAAGCTATGTGACGTGAGTCGAAGCAGATATATAGCGTAGGTTGGTGTGAGAATAAGCAATGTTATTGCAGCAGATGTTGACTTTAATATATTCGACCGTGGAGTCTAAATAAATATTAACTCCACATATATCCTATCAAACTTCATGTGCAATctgtgatcataaaatcttaaCGTTGGGAGGTACAAAATTCTAATATTTTCAGAATTTGTCCAACCGTACAATTGTCAATTTaatcagagaaaaaaaaaacactgacATATGATATATAATTGAATTATGGATTTACTAAACGGCATGCGTTCTCGGTTTTGAAGTTAAATCATATCTTTATGATTTATCcttaaaaaaaaactaattaatGCGTTCTCGGTTGCGATGAGGCTCGATAAAAGCTCGGCCGATATAATGCATGGCATAATCAAACACACCATCATTAACAATAATTAAGCCACATTAAACATCTCGAACGCTATCATTAACAATGAAGCTTAAAAATAATACATGGCAAGATCAGACACACCATCATCTCTCGACTCTTATGCGAAGATGAAGGGTTTAGGGAAGCATTGACCAAAAAGAATGACCATGCAAAGAAACGCTGGGTCTCCTTACCATATTATCTTTTACATCTGCTTTCTGACTTCCAAGTTGAATATTGtccattttaaatattttgatctctCTCATAatcttgtagttcatgatgatacaAATTTTTATAGGATGAATAATcattctctttctcttttctcgTCTGGAAGATAGATATCAATCCATTCTAATTTTATAGCTCTgattaatctaactttttttttttttttttacaaaaaaaaaaacatacgaaAAAGCTGAGCAAACTGACACGGCGTTACAGAAACGAATGCTTGGATTCTCTACTTTCCaaaaggggggtggggggggggggggggggggtttgattaGTAGTGGGGTGGGGGTGGAGGAACCTCGCAAAGCAAGCACGAGAGACACGTCCTTGTAATAcacagccgccgccgccaccaccactaCCATAGTCGAAAGCTACGTTTGGCGGTGTGGCTTTCCCCTAAGCTTTCGGTTCAGTTGTAATTTATGTTACCTCTTCCCTCTAAATTCATCGTCGAGTTTGAGTTAATTTAGTCAAAATAGCATACATGATAATGCAGATGGATGTAATCCAAAACCTTTAACTTTTAATCTGAATTTCTTGCTTGAAATTCAAGCATTTGAGTAATATTATGTTAGATTTTTTAATTATTGAATCTAGAAATAAAGGTTGTCCTGATCACGATTTAGTTTAAAGTGAACTAGTCAAAATCGGAATCGATCAATGGTTTTATGGTTTCAGACCAAACCAAAACCAAGGAGGTAATTGGTTTCCAATCTACTCCGGACGAAACTAATGGTTTTAGTTCAATtccaaactaatttaaaaattaaaaaaatatatattaagaaaaaaacGTTAAAAATTACTTGAGTTTGAATTAGAATGAGATTTTACAATCTCTTCTCAATCATGAGCTCAAGTTATCTATGTCATAATTTTACGTTGAAATCTTTCTCTATAGTATTTAATTGCTCATTACAAGTTTTAGCCTACAACTTATACAAAGtgtgatatttctttccactagatACATTAAGAGAACCTGCTTTCATTATCTTATGTGAAATCTGTTATCAAAGTTTTTATCATTTAGCCTTCCAACTGGAATTAATTCAACCTCAAAGTCAATCATATCCCTCACATAATTAAGTATCAACTTGTAGTTAAGGTTGATCTTTATATGAATATCACTCATGTTGATGATGTTTATCATGTCATAGTTGTCCATCTTGATAATACCAAAATTTTTAGACCTGTAGATAACAAAAAAATTCATCTtcagtgtagcatgataagaaacacCTATGTTAATCACTCACTCGAGACcctgaaaaaatatcatcagaagtagataaaattaaataatcatcaccctgcactatagttgtagtattatcttcTTACTCTATATgctctattttttttctcttattcttcTTGACTTGCTTGCAttgattaatttaatattattttttattattattataataaacaatatcttttttttattttgacttgCTTCTATCTTAATCGCTTATATCCTTGAACTTTGACCTTTCTTTGTTCTATAAGATAAGTGTATATGAATTAATCTAAGATGTTGCTGAATTATTTTTTCTTACGGTGATAATACCATTTAGCATAAAATTATCGAGGGAAACTAGTAAAGCACAACGTTCTAACTTTCTTTTGTCAAATTTGGTGAAGCTAAGAGGAGCTCAAAGAAGTCACTCGCACACATTGCTTTCATCATCTCATCTGGTTCTTCCAACGCCAAATCCTGTCCACCATATGATCCATATTCAAAACATGCAATCACTGACGCTCCATTTTACAGAGTTATCTACTCATTCCCTGGAAATATTCTGGTGGACAAATGGATTGGTGCTCTCCAACATTTGTCTCCTCCATCGGCAGGATTTCCACGATTTCCCACCGTAGTGGGTTGTAATCTTTGCTATCTGCAGACGATGTGCAGTGGATTGAATTTATTGGTGAAAGATACATGTATGGAATATGGAAGTAGACGGTGGTCTAAATCAGAAGAATTCATCAATGAGAAATAAGcgattatatattttcttctgcAGCAGCAGAACTTGTCAAGGTTTAGGTAAGTGAAAGAGTCTCAGAACTACACAAGCACAGAAGCTAGATCAACACATCATAACCTAAATAAAATCCATTTTATCTAAAGCCATCGTAGAGATGATGAACCTCTTCCAACGAAGCTCCTGCCATGTATCAGTTCCAATCTTGATGGAGCTGGTCATCTTCTTATAGATCATGTAAGTTTGCTGGTTGATCACATAAGTATACAAGGCATGTCAATATTTTCTTATTATATGTTATGATTAACAAGTATTTTAGAATTACTTTAGACGAAAAGTAAGATGTGAAGAATATTTTTGGTGCTTTTGGATTTCTTTAGAGTGAATACTCCTTAGGACTTCTATAGAgagtgaaaaaatatatataattttttaatatttatacgaGAGGATAGATAAGAAAATTTGTGTTTGAGTAGAGATAACTCGATaaccttgaaattaaaattttaatttttgctgTAGatgtaaataaatatttatataatcatgTTAAATCTTACGtcaattttttagtatttttattattattgatctctataaatttttttattttcagaattctTCTCTGGCTCCCGGACACTATAAGATCTGTACTTTGACAGTATCATCAGTTTGAGATAATCTATAGACAATCCGAGCATTATGTACAAAATCACAGTTTTCTGGGAATGAACCAGAATTCTTCAAGTTGGATGGCACATTTCTATCAGAGATAGAACTCACTCTTTGGCCTCCTTCAAATGTCCTCCTTCAAATGTCTTACATTTATGCCATGATATCAACACCCTGCAAATGCCTCACATTTTAAGCCTCCTTCGACTAGCCCTCTCCTTTCAACATCATGTGAAACACGACAATTTGTCTCTCACACACCTGTCCAATACTCGGACAATCCAAATAGGAAAGCTTGTCATGAAACACGAGAATTGCAAACTGACAAGAACATGTCGACTCCGTAAGCAGCCATTTTCTAGCGTTGCTGAGGAACTTACAGTTGTAGTTTTGGTTCTTA of the Musa acuminata AAA Group cultivar baxijiao chromosome BXJ2-10, Cavendish_Baxijiao_AAA, whole genome shotgun sequence genome contains:
- the LOC135624836 gene encoding pseudo histidine-containing phosphotransfer protein 2-like, translating into MESSSLQRQLANLKKSLFDQGNLDDQFYQLEELQDDASPNFVEEVVTLFFRDSSRLVANIEQAIEKCPRDYESLDALVHQLKDSASSIGAAKMMKDCTVFRDYCEKRNSEGCLRSFQKVKKEHSTLRLKLENYFQLLRQVGPAEKATRSGK